In Miscanthus floridulus cultivar M001 chromosome 5, ASM1932011v1, whole genome shotgun sequence, one genomic interval encodes:
- the LOC136452148 gene encoding uncharacterized protein isoform X2 — protein MSSVSGLGGKEGPSSAFSVDLVAAARRLLAFLRAAPAGVGPRSVRRYEELWMPLAAGDSGGGGEAAMLLPPPDVHLVWLCHCFHHESYSAYCISRFGRLINRPSILDVENEVYAEDHCRDVWATHFPSEPFDLDTNEIDGNSVDNISCDNVNGEIVKMVRRYTGIADRFASPFVWEGVYHVAARRRYVRFLDLIKKVVCATQECTRLVPSLYILLMWLAHQSFPVCYATDMLAMGIRDNVAKVGVGYGEVVSDEVVGRTRGLWEDAYDEPYDMAGSEVDAGAVSAAREAFYWVPAASEADANRLYKSLQPRFIMEVYVFLKGEFDKEPTSKEFLRLRTQRCHRSLKLNKLMSNLSCKSWQKVWHLYCEFATRGLLIEFRRTLSGCFRKSKFLKNISFSWSDVLHEKALTLTEELDVRMRAMASITPPVQAPYLLKCVPDRVTDDGGAMISDVILRMRNYRPQEGRWLTRTVLDHSGRECFVIRMRVGRGIWRRGAETPMAVKCEDRSIEVREGSWSYIASTSSVGYAPEKIVGTATVMKDQQENKVVWSLSTGDTLAVRLGDELSFQLKNDSSEEEARLLVGRRLSYRVNTDNASSNLVEEEQYVTLVRKSLDHHGDRATMLLNWKLLAVEFLPEEDAVFVLLLCMVIARTMTEIRREDVAGLLVRRRISEARAGQRDWGSVMLPGSLSPDSHLQPWYRNAAQVLSSVETGPMLAKYSPADGKDMLYRQALIP, from the exons ATGTCCTCCGTCTCGGGCCTCGGCGGGAAGGAGGGGCCCTCCTCCGCCTTCTCCGTGGACCTCGTGGCCGCCGCGCGCCGGCTGCTGGCCTTCCTCCGCGCGGCGCCGGCCGGGGTGGGCCCGCGGTCCGTGCGGAGGTACGAGGAGCTGTGGATGCCGCTCGCGGCGGGGGACTCAGGCGGAGGAGGAGAGGCGGcgatgctgctgccgccgcccgaCGTGCACCTCGTCTGGCTGTGCCACTGCTTCCACCAT GAGAGCTACTCCGCGTACTGCATTTCAAGGTTTGGACGCCTCATCAACCGTCCATCAATCCTTGATGTGGAGAATGAGGTGTATGCTGAGGACCATTGTCGGGATGTCTGGGCTACTCATTTCCCATCCGAGCCATTTGACCTTGACACTAATGAGATTGATGGAAACAGTGTTGATAACATATCCTGTGACAATGTCAATGGTGAAATTGTCAAAATGGTGAGACGGTACACTGGCATAGCAGACCGCTTTGCGTCACCTTTTGTGTGGGAAGGTGTCTACCATGTTGCTGCTAGGCGGCGATACGTTCGTTTCCTGGACCTTATCAAGAAGGTTGTGTGTGCAACCCAAGAATGCACACGGCTTGTGCCTAGCCTATACATATTACTGATGTGGCTTGCTCACCAG AGTTTTCCTGTGTGTTATGCCACGGATATGCTAGCGATGGGCATCAGGGACAATGTTGCAAAAGTGGGGGTTGGTTATGGGGAAGTGGTGAGTGATGAGGTGGTAGGGAGGACAAGGGGACTGTGGGAGGACGCATATGATGAACCATATGATATGGCTGGATCAGAGGTTGATGCGGGAGCAGTTAGCGCAGCAAGGGAGGCATTTTACTGGGTGCCAGCAGCATCAGAGGCGGATGCCAACCGGCTATACAAGAGTTTGCAGCCAAGATTTATTATGGAG GTATATGTGTTCTTGAAGGGAGAATTTGATAAGGAGCCCACCAGTAAGGAGTTCCTACGATTGCGAACACAGAGGTGTCACAGATCACTAAAACTCAACAAATTGATGTCCAATTTATCCTGCAAAAGCTGGCAGAAAGTATGGCACTTGTATTGTGAATTTGCAACCCGGGGCCTCCTCATTGAGTTCAGGCGTACCCTTAGTGGGTGCTTCAGGAAAAGCAAGTTCCTCAAGAACATCTCATTCTCATGGAGTGATGTGTTGCATGAGAAAGCACTCACTCTCACAGAGGAACTTGATGTCAGGATGAGAGCGATGGCATCAATTACCCCTCCAGTTCAAGCACCATACTTGTTGAAGTGTGTGCCTGATCGAGTCACTGATGATGGTGGGGCCATGATTTCTGATGTCATATTGCGCATGAGAAATTACCGTCCACAAGAAGGACGTTGGTTGACACGCACTGTACTTGATCACAGTGGGAGAGAATGTTTTGTCATCCGGATGAG AGTAGGCAGAGGGATTTGGCGGAGAGGTGCTGAAACTCCCATGGCAGTGAAATGTGAGGATAGGAGCATTGAGGTTCGAGAAGGATCATGGTCATACATTGCTAGTACAAGCTCCGTTGGTTATGCTCCTG AAAAGATAGTGGGCACAGCAACAGTGATGAAAGATCAACAGGAGAATAAGGTAGTTTGGAGCTTATCAACAGGAGATACACTGGCAGTACGTTTGGGAGATGAACTCAGCTTTCAGTTGAAAAATGACAGCTCAGAAGAGGAG GCAAGGCTGCTTGTCGGGAGGAGATTGAGCTACAGAGTAAACACTGATAATGCATCGAGCAACCTAGTTGAGGAGGAGCAATACGTCACACTTGTTCGTAAGTCACTGGATCATCATGGTGACAGAGCAACCATGCTTCTAAACTGGAAATTACTTGCTGTGGAGTTCTTACCTGAAGAGGACGCAGTTTTTGTTCTTCTCCTATGCATGGTGATTGCACGGACCATGACAGAGATCAGGAGAGAAGATGTGGCTGGGCTTTTAGTGCGACGGAGAATAAGTGAAGCAAGGGCAGGGCAGAGAGACTGGGGTTCAGTGATGCTTCCTGGCTCGCTTTCGCCAGATTCTCATTTGCAGCCTTGGTACCGGAACGCAGCGCAGGTTTTGAGTTCTGTGGAGACAGGACCAATGCTCGCTAAGTACTCACCTGCTGATGGAAAGGACATGTTGTACAGGCAAGCTCTTATACCCTAA
- the LOC136452148 gene encoding uncharacterized protein isoform X1 produces the protein MSSVSGLGGKEGPSSAFSVDLVAAARRLLAFLRAAPAGVGPRSVRRYEELWMPLAAGDSGGGGEAAMLLPPPDVHLVWLCHCFHHESYSAYCISRFGRLINRPSILDVENEVYAEDHCRDVWATHFPSEPFDLDTNEIDGNSVDNISCDNVNGEIVKMVRRYTGIADRFASPFVWEGVYHVAARRRYVRFLDLIKKVVCATQECTRLVPSLYILLMWLAHQSFPVCYATDMLAMGIRDNVAKVGVGYGEVVSDEVVGRTRGLWEDAYDEPYDMAGSEVDAGAVSAAREAFYWVPAASEADANRLYKSLQPRFIMEQVYVFLKGEFDKEPTSKEFLRLRTQRCHRSLKLNKLMSNLSCKSWQKVWHLYCEFATRGLLIEFRRTLSGCFRKSKFLKNISFSWSDVLHEKALTLTEELDVRMRAMASITPPVQAPYLLKCVPDRVTDDGGAMISDVILRMRNYRPQEGRWLTRTVLDHSGRECFVIRMRVGRGIWRRGAETPMAVKCEDRSIEVREGSWSYIASTSSVGYAPEKIVGTATVMKDQQENKVVWSLSTGDTLAVRLGDELSFQLKNDSSEEEARLLVGRRLSYRVNTDNASSNLVEEEQYVTLVRKSLDHHGDRATMLLNWKLLAVEFLPEEDAVFVLLLCMVIARTMTEIRREDVAGLLVRRRISEARAGQRDWGSVMLPGSLSPDSHLQPWYRNAAQVLSSVETGPMLAKYSPADGKDMLYRQALIP, from the exons ATGTCCTCCGTCTCGGGCCTCGGCGGGAAGGAGGGGCCCTCCTCCGCCTTCTCCGTGGACCTCGTGGCCGCCGCGCGCCGGCTGCTGGCCTTCCTCCGCGCGGCGCCGGCCGGGGTGGGCCCGCGGTCCGTGCGGAGGTACGAGGAGCTGTGGATGCCGCTCGCGGCGGGGGACTCAGGCGGAGGAGGAGAGGCGGcgatgctgctgccgccgcccgaCGTGCACCTCGTCTGGCTGTGCCACTGCTTCCACCAT GAGAGCTACTCCGCGTACTGCATTTCAAGGTTTGGACGCCTCATCAACCGTCCATCAATCCTTGATGTGGAGAATGAGGTGTATGCTGAGGACCATTGTCGGGATGTCTGGGCTACTCATTTCCCATCCGAGCCATTTGACCTTGACACTAATGAGATTGATGGAAACAGTGTTGATAACATATCCTGTGACAATGTCAATGGTGAAATTGTCAAAATGGTGAGACGGTACACTGGCATAGCAGACCGCTTTGCGTCACCTTTTGTGTGGGAAGGTGTCTACCATGTTGCTGCTAGGCGGCGATACGTTCGTTTCCTGGACCTTATCAAGAAGGTTGTGTGTGCAACCCAAGAATGCACACGGCTTGTGCCTAGCCTATACATATTACTGATGTGGCTTGCTCACCAG AGTTTTCCTGTGTGTTATGCCACGGATATGCTAGCGATGGGCATCAGGGACAATGTTGCAAAAGTGGGGGTTGGTTATGGGGAAGTGGTGAGTGATGAGGTGGTAGGGAGGACAAGGGGACTGTGGGAGGACGCATATGATGAACCATATGATATGGCTGGATCAGAGGTTGATGCGGGAGCAGTTAGCGCAGCAAGGGAGGCATTTTACTGGGTGCCAGCAGCATCAGAGGCGGATGCCAACCGGCTATACAAGAGTTTGCAGCCAAGATTTATTATGGAG CAGGTATATGTGTTCTTGAAGGGAGAATTTGATAAGGAGCCCACCAGTAAGGAGTTCCTACGATTGCGAACACAGAGGTGTCACAGATCACTAAAACTCAACAAATTGATGTCCAATTTATCCTGCAAAAGCTGGCAGAAAGTATGGCACTTGTATTGTGAATTTGCAACCCGGGGCCTCCTCATTGAGTTCAGGCGTACCCTTAGTGGGTGCTTCAGGAAAAGCAAGTTCCTCAAGAACATCTCATTCTCATGGAGTGATGTGTTGCATGAGAAAGCACTCACTCTCACAGAGGAACTTGATGTCAGGATGAGAGCGATGGCATCAATTACCCCTCCAGTTCAAGCACCATACTTGTTGAAGTGTGTGCCTGATCGAGTCACTGATGATGGTGGGGCCATGATTTCTGATGTCATATTGCGCATGAGAAATTACCGTCCACAAGAAGGACGTTGGTTGACACGCACTGTACTTGATCACAGTGGGAGAGAATGTTTTGTCATCCGGATGAG AGTAGGCAGAGGGATTTGGCGGAGAGGTGCTGAAACTCCCATGGCAGTGAAATGTGAGGATAGGAGCATTGAGGTTCGAGAAGGATCATGGTCATACATTGCTAGTACAAGCTCCGTTGGTTATGCTCCTG AAAAGATAGTGGGCACAGCAACAGTGATGAAAGATCAACAGGAGAATAAGGTAGTTTGGAGCTTATCAACAGGAGATACACTGGCAGTACGTTTGGGAGATGAACTCAGCTTTCAGTTGAAAAATGACAGCTCAGAAGAGGAG GCAAGGCTGCTTGTCGGGAGGAGATTGAGCTACAGAGTAAACACTGATAATGCATCGAGCAACCTAGTTGAGGAGGAGCAATACGTCACACTTGTTCGTAAGTCACTGGATCATCATGGTGACAGAGCAACCATGCTTCTAAACTGGAAATTACTTGCTGTGGAGTTCTTACCTGAAGAGGACGCAGTTTTTGTTCTTCTCCTATGCATGGTGATTGCACGGACCATGACAGAGATCAGGAGAGAAGATGTGGCTGGGCTTTTAGTGCGACGGAGAATAAGTGAAGCAAGGGCAGGGCAGAGAGACTGGGGTTCAGTGATGCTTCCTGGCTCGCTTTCGCCAGATTCTCATTTGCAGCCTTGGTACCGGAACGCAGCGCAGGTTTTGAGTTCTGTGGAGACAGGACCAATGCTCGCTAAGTACTCACCTGCTGATGGAAAGGACATGTTGTACAGGCAAGCTCTTATACCCTAA